The Corynebacterium freiburgense region ACAGCTGGTGCTCCAAGCCCTTATTACTCGAAGCTACGCCCCACAATCTCATAACAGCACGGTACAGATCGAACTATATCCGAACAGGTTAGAAATTCATTACCCTGGCACTTTTAATCCGATTGCACACCACAGAAATAGGACAGTCGAATCGTTGCTGCAAAAAATGCAGTTTTCCTTCGAGCTAATGAAGCCCTGCACTCTGGCACGGGAACTTTCCCTTGCGGAAATCGCTAAACCTCAAATTATCCAAGAACGACAACGGGCTCGCATAATTATTGACCGATAAAGCCAAAATAGCACTTGTAGCACATTATAGATACGGAGGTAGCAATAATTCTAGGGACTAGACATTAAAAGTTGGTTTCGAATATTTTTGTTACCGAAAAATTAAAGTAGTGTTTATTCGGCTTCGGATCACTGCCCACCTCAGCCTAAATTTCCTTACGTTTCACGTGAAACACTACAAAGTCGCAGTTGAAGGCTTATAGGCTCACAATTTTCCGAGCTACAATCTTTCACACATGCACAGCACTCTAACAACATAGCGGATTTTTTCTTTCGCCCACTCCTTCAAAACAAATTCTTATTTTACACAACCAACTCATGGTAATTGAAGTGCAAAAGACACGCTATAAGTATTTCAACTGCAGTTAATTTGCCGTCATTGTACTTTATACTAAATGCCATACCTAAATTAAGCTTTTAAATTATATGCAAATAATTATCTGCATACGGTCTTTTATAAAGGAGCTGCACCCCTTCCGAAAGTATCGTCCTGAGGGTAAAAAGCATTCAGTATCAAAGGTTCGGAAACTGAATGTTTCACGTGAAACATTGGCTTCGTACTTAGCAATTCCCCACAAAAGATAGGAGTTGCTATTGAGAGCCACCTCACGCTAATCTAGTCGCATGTCGAAAGTACAGGATCTAAAACCTACCAACTGGTGGTGGCGCGCTAACTAGCGAGCCACTGATACACCGACATATCTAAGGCTCGCACGCTTCACTTTGAAGCACGGGCTTTTTCTTCGTTTGCATAAGTCCCGCCGAAAAGTGAAGGAACCTCACTCAGGAAGGCAGACTAAATGCAAACCCCCGAAATTAAACACCGTGACACGCTTCTCAATGCGTATTTTGGCGAATTCGGCGGACAATATGTACCCGAAATGCTCTACCCAGTTCTAGATGAACTGGAGCGAGCTTATGTAGACGCTATCAACGATCCTACTTTTAAAGAAGAGCTGCGGACACTTTACAATAATTATCTTGGCCGACCGACCCCTATCACTGAATGTGCAAATCTCCCATTAGCAGGGAAGGGGAAGGGTAAAGCAAAGATATTTCTGAAACGTGAAGACCTTGTTCATGGTGGGGCTCATAAAGGAAATCAAGTTATTGCTCAAGCATTGCTAGCAAAACGCCTAGGCAAAACTCGGCTTATAGCCGAAACTGGTGCAGGACAGCATGGGACTGCCACAGCCATGGTTGCCGCACTGTTTGGTATGAAATGCACTATCTATATGGGGGCACGTGATATCGCCCGACAACAACCTAATGTCTACCGCATGCGCCTTATGGGTGCTGAGGTAGTTCCCGTCGAAGAAGAACAGGGCAACGGCCTTGAAAACGCTATTGACGTTGCTTTGATGGACTGGGTTAAGTCTTATAAAAATACCCACTATCTCCTTGGTACCGCAGCTGGACCACATCCGTTTCCAACATTGGTTAAAGAATTCCAGGCGATTATTTCACGTGAATCACGCAAACAAATGGTGGAACTTACTGAACGGCTACCTGATGTTGTTGTTGCTGCAGTAGGTGGTGGATCAAATGCTATTGGCGCGTTTGCTGATTACCTAACGAATAAAGAAGGTAACGAAAATGTACGGCTTATTGGCGTCGAGCCTGCTGGTGAAGGATTAGACTCCGGAAAGCATGGAGCACCTCTTTGCCGTGGCCGAGTAGGCATACTCCATGGATCACGTTCCTATGTAATGCTCGGTGAAGACGATTCAGTTCTCCCATCACATTCCGTTTCTGCAGGTTTAGACTATCCAGGCGTGGGGCCTGAGCATGCTTTTCTGCTGGAATCAGGCAGGGCAGAATACGTCGGAATTACAGATGCTGAAGCGCTTCAAGCGTTTCGCATGCTTTCACGATACGAAGGTATTATTCCAGCTCTTGAATCAAGCCACGCGTTAGCATACGCTTTGAAGCTCGCCGAGCAAGCAGAAGCGACTGGCGAGGAACTAAATATTTTGGTTAATCTATCGGGTCGTGGAGATAAAGACGTAAATTATGTTCGAGCACTGCTAGGCGATCTCGCTGGCGAGGATCCTGAACAACTTCCAGTACGAGATCTTGATATCTCTGAAGCTATTGGCTCCCTTCGAACTGCTTTGGGGGAGGCATGATTCCAAACGTTATTACGCGACCAGTCCGCTACCACGAAGATGCTTCCGCTCTTTTCCAGCATTTAGATCATGGAAACGATGTTGTACTTTTAGAAAGTGCAGACATTACGTCAAAAGAAGGTCTCTCTTCAATAGCCGTGTTGCAGGCCAGTGCTCGAGTCACGTGTAAAGGGCAGCGTGTGAGCATCGAGCCATTAACTCAATCCGGGCTGCTTATTCGGCAGAGGATTTGCAACCAGCTTGGCCAAGACCTCGTATTTCCTGTAAGCAATGCTCCCAATGAGTGGGATAGGCTTACTGCGCTGAGCAGCATCGAAGTTCTCCGGAAATTACAAATGGATCCTGGATATGAAATCGAAGGCTGGCCGTTTCTTGCTGGTGGGTTTGCCTTT contains the following coding sequences:
- the trpB gene encoding tryptophan synthase subunit beta; the encoded protein is MQTPEIKHRDTLLNAYFGEFGGQYVPEMLYPVLDELERAYVDAINDPTFKEELRTLYNNYLGRPTPITECANLPLAGKGKGKAKIFLKREDLVHGGAHKGNQVIAQALLAKRLGKTRLIAETGAGQHGTATAMVAALFGMKCTIYMGARDIARQQPNVYRMRLMGAEVVPVEEEQGNGLENAIDVALMDWVKSYKNTHYLLGTAAGPHPFPTLVKEFQAIISRESRKQMVELTERLPDVVVAAVGGGSNAIGAFADYLTNKEGNENVRLIGVEPAGEGLDSGKHGAPLCRGRVGILHGSRSYVMLGEDDSVLPSHSVSAGLDYPGVGPEHAFLLESGRAEYVGITDAEALQAFRMLSRYEGIIPALESSHALAYALKLAEQAEATGEELNILVNLSGRGDKDVNYVRALLGDLAGEDPEQLPVRDLDISEAIGSLRTALGEA